A window from Gemmatimonadota bacterium encodes these proteins:
- a CDS encoding rhomboid family intramembrane serine protease, with protein sequence MLLPLQAESPSFSRPVITYALLAANVAVFLFQWVLGPVGEQIFIFKTAAVPYELTRFVDRDTIPIPGTSLLYPDALVPFPLTLFTAMFVHGGFMHLAGNMLYLWIFGNSVESAMGAGRYLLFYLLTGLCATLVHVISEPDSAIPMIGASGAIAGILGAYFILYPRAYIKTFVLLFIFIQIIHVPAIIVLGIWFLRQILGIGSDGVAWYAHIGGFLVGMVLVRRFLQRRPRTIHINPGGEW encoded by the coding sequence ATGCTCCTACCTCTCCAGGCTGAAAGCCCGAGTTTTTCCCGGCCCGTCATCACCTACGCGCTGCTCGCCGCCAACGTGGCCGTCTTCCTCTTCCAGTGGGTACTGGGTCCGGTGGGCGAGCAGATCTTCATCTTCAAGACGGCGGCCGTTCCCTACGAACTGACCCGTTTCGTAGACCGGGACACCATTCCCATACCGGGCACGTCCCTGCTCTATCCGGATGCCCTCGTGCCCTTCCCCCTGACCCTGTTTACGGCCATGTTCGTCCACGGGGGATTCATGCACCTTGCCGGCAACATGCTCTACCTGTGGATCTTCGGCAACAGCGTGGAAAGCGCCATGGGGGCGGGCCGCTACCTGCTCTTCTACCTCCTGACCGGCCTGTGCGCCACCCTGGTGCACGTCATATCCGAGCCCGATTCCGCCATCCCGATGATCGGCGCCAGTGGGGCGATCGCGGGCATCCTGGGCGCCTATTTCATCCTGTATCCCCGGGCCTACATCAAGACCTTCGTCCTGCTGTTCATCTTCATCCAGATCATCCACGTCCCCGCGATCATCGTACTGGGGATCTGGTTCCTGCGGCAGATCCTGGGCATCGGCAGCGACGGCGTGGCCTGGTACGCCCACATCGGCGGATTCCTCGTCGGAATGGTCCTCGTGCGGCGCTTCCTGCAGCGCCGGCCCCGGACGATCCACATCAATCCGGGGGGCGAATGGTGA
- a CDS encoding SDR family oxidoreductase, whose translation MSHPLFDLSGRVALVSGAAAGMGRATSIGFAEAGADLMLADINEEGMEDTAREIERLGRRAEPVVCDVSNGAQIRAMFARLDETYGRIDVLANIAGEGGINQLPLEITEAGLIQTLNTLVVGRYVCCQEGAKRMIEAGGGSIINIVSIAGLSALGRGHMSYSIAMGGVAQMTREMSTEWSSKGVRVNAIVCAQIMNEGLRKRIDADAKLGDTYLRGIPIGRLGKSEDIQGLAIFLASDASSWVTGALMPLDGGNTAKNAGGSHPGQPNAPDEQKY comes from the coding sequence ATGTCTCATCCATTATTTGACTTGAGCGGCCGCGTGGCCCTGGTCTCCGGCGCGGCCGCCGGTATGGGCCGGGCCACCTCCATCGGATTCGCCGAGGCGGGTGCGGATCTCATGCTGGCGGACATCAACGAAGAAGGCATGGAGGACACGGCCAGGGAGATCGAGCGTCTGGGCCGCCGGGCCGAACCCGTGGTGTGTGACGTCTCCAACGGCGCGCAGATCCGGGCGATGTTCGCACGGCTGGACGAAACCTACGGACGCATCGACGTGCTGGCCAACATCGCCGGGGAAGGCGGTATCAACCAGTTGCCGCTGGAAATCACCGAAGCGGGGCTCATCCAGACCCTGAATACTCTGGTCGTAGGAAGGTACGTCTGCTGCCAAGAAGGCGCGAAGCGCATGATAGAGGCCGGAGGGGGCAGCATCATCAACATCGTGTCCATCGCCGGGCTGTCGGCCCTCGGCCGTGGTCACATGTCCTACAGTATCGCCATGGGCGGAGTGGCCCAGATGACACGGGAGATGAGCACGGAGTGGAGCAGCAAGGGCGTTCGCGTCAACGCCATCGTATGCGCCCAGATCATGAACGAAGGCCTGCGCAAGCGCATCGACGCCGACGCCAAGCTGGGCGACACTTACCTGCGGGGCATCCCCATCGGCCGCCTGGGGAAATCGGAAGATATCCAGGGACTGGCCATCTTTCTCGCCTCCGACGCCTCAAGCTGGGTCACCGGGGCGCTCATGCCGCTGGACGGCGGAAACACGGCCAAGAACGCGGGCGGGTCCCATCCGGGCCAGCCGAACGCGCCGGATGAGCAGAAGTACTAG
- the uvrB gene encoding excinuclease ABC subunit UvrB, with protein sequence MPPFTVVSDYEPRGDQPGAIEELVQGVHRGDRHQCLLGITGSGKTYTMAQVIAQLQKPTLVISPNKTLAAQLYGEFKGFFPKNAVEYFISYYDYYQPEAYMPVTDTYIEKDSSVNEDLDKLRLRATSALLERRDVVIVASVSSIYSLGSPDEWKEFILLVEKGEAYERDMIMRKLIDMHYNRNDYDFARGTFRVRGDTLDILPADQEKGLRIEMFGDEVDRITEFDPLTGEVLAERDRIAIYPARHFVTTAPRLEQAMKAIEEELDERLRVLYDENKLLEAQRLEQRTRFDLEMMREIGFCAGIENYSMHLSGRSPGERPFCLFDFFPSDFLLVIDESHVSLPQVRAMYNGDRSRKTTLVEHGFRLPSALDNRPLTFEEYESMINQVIYVSATPADYELSQCQGVVVEQIIRPTGLMDPEIIVQPVENQMDDLLARIRERAERQERVLVTTLTKRMAEDLTDYLRQLNVRVRYLHSTIDSIERVEILRDLRLGKFDVLVGINLLREGLDLPEVSLVAILDADKEGFLRSERSLIQTAGRAARNVRGEVIFYADNITDSMRRAMEETNRRRTLQQEFNELNGIEPETVYKSIEEIIKTTAVADVKAVDDDMPILNTIAKMDQSTVVEELKHAMYEAAANLEFEKAARLRDEINRLESQPVK encoded by the coding sequence ATGCCTCCCTTCACGGTCGTATCCGACTACGAGCCCCGGGGCGATCAGCCCGGGGCGATCGAAGAACTCGTCCAGGGCGTGCACCGGGGGGACAGGCACCAGTGCCTCCTCGGCATCACGGGCAGCGGCAAGACCTACACGATGGCCCAGGTCATCGCCCAGTTGCAGAAGCCGACCCTGGTCATTTCACCCAACAAGACCCTGGCCGCCCAGCTTTATGGCGAGTTCAAGGGGTTCTTCCCGAAGAACGCCGTCGAGTACTTCATCAGTTACTACGACTACTACCAGCCGGAAGCGTACATGCCGGTGACGGACACCTATATCGAGAAGGATTCGTCCGTCAACGAGGACCTGGACAAGCTCCGGCTGCGGGCGACGAGCGCGCTGCTGGAACGACGGGACGTGGTGATCGTCGCCTCCGTATCCTCCATCTACAGCCTGGGGTCCCCCGACGAATGGAAGGAGTTCATCCTCCTGGTGGAAAAGGGGGAGGCGTACGAGCGGGACATGATCATGCGCAAGCTGATCGATATGCACTACAACCGGAACGACTACGATTTCGCGCGGGGCACGTTCCGTGTGCGGGGAGACACCCTCGACATCCTGCCCGCGGACCAGGAAAAGGGTCTCCGCATAGAGATGTTCGGCGACGAGGTCGACCGCATCACCGAATTCGATCCCCTCACGGGCGAAGTCCTGGCGGAGCGGGACCGTATCGCCATCTACCCGGCCCGTCACTTCGTCACCACGGCGCCGCGCCTGGAGCAGGCCATGAAGGCCATCGAGGAAGAACTGGACGAGCGGCTTCGGGTACTGTACGACGAGAACAAGCTCCTTGAGGCCCAGCGGCTGGAACAGCGCACGCGCTTCGATCTGGAGATGATGCGGGAGATCGGGTTCTGCGCCGGTATCGAGAACTACTCCATGCACCTGTCGGGCCGGTCCCCGGGCGAGCGTCCCTTCTGCCTCTTCGACTTCTTCCCCAGCGACTTCCTGCTGGTCATCGACGAGTCCCACGTCTCCCTGCCCCAGGTCCGGGCCATGTACAATGGCGACCGGTCGCGGAAGACCACCCTGGTCGAACACGGTTTTCGACTTCCGTCGGCGCTGGACAACCGGCCGCTGACCTTCGAGGAATACGAATCCATGATCAACCAGGTGATCTACGTGTCGGCGACGCCCGCCGACTACGAGTTGAGCCAGTGCCAGGGCGTGGTGGTCGAACAGATCATCCGGCCGACGGGGTTGATGGACCCGGAGATCATTGTGCAGCCTGTTGAAAACCAGATGGACGATCTCCTGGCCCGGATCCGCGAACGGGCCGAACGTCAGGAACGGGTGCTGGTGACGACGCTGACCAAGCGGATGGCCGAGGACCTGACCGACTATCTCCGGCAGCTCAACGTCCGGGTGCGCTATCTCCATTCCACTATCGATTCCATCGAGCGCGTCGAGATCCTGCGCGACCTGCGCCTCGGCAAGTTCGACGTCCTCGTGGGCATCAACCTCCTCCGCGAGGGGCTCGACCTGCCCGAGGTCTCCCTGGTCGCCATTCTGGACGCGGACAAGGAAGGGTTCCTGCGGTCGGAACGCTCGCTGATCCAGACGGCGGGACGGGCCGCGCGCAACGTGCGCGGCGAGGTGATCTTCTACGCCGACAACATCACGGACTCCATGCGGCGGGCCATGGAAGAGACGAACCGCCGCCGGACGCTGCAGCAGGAGTTCAACGAACTGAACGGGATCGAACCCGAGACCGTGTACAAGTCCATCGAGGAGATCATCAAGACCACGGCCGTGGCCGACGTGAAGGCGGTGGACGACGACATGCCGATCCTCAATACCATCGCCAAGATGGACCAGAGTACCGTCGTGGAAGAACTCAAGCACGCCATGTACGAGGCCGCCGCCAACCTGGAGTTCGAGAAGGCGGCCCGGCTGCGCGACGAAATCAACCGGCTGGAGTCCCAACCCGTGAAATGA
- a CDS encoding DUF4268 domain-containing protein — protein sequence MWEDEALDFTPWLACNLNLVGDLIGKNLEFKKREKKVASFWFLDILAKDTDTGNLVAIENQLEWSDTDHMGRLIAYATILDARIAIWVAPEFTHEHAEVLRRLNEWTKKDIEFYGIKVEVIRKSPDSEPEPRFLKVVYPGGWDLGNILPVDPPAPPHIQKYPDFFEPLISKLRDTGFASERPIRMFGHTGRYFPSTENDGIWYAASLEGKNDAWVTVHIRNDDNEVTKNLFDQLEADKNRIVSRIEANFEPEWCWRRHDRHTFSSISIRKDGSIDDPADRLEETRAWMLDLLPKLKKVFDPWIAELLSDLQKRCR from the coding sequence ATGTGGGAAGACGAAGCCCTGGATTTCACACCCTGGTTGGCGTGCAACCTCAACCTTGTCGGAGACCTGATTGGTAAGAACTTGGAATTCAAAAAACGAGAGAAAAAAGTCGCCTCGTTTTGGTTCCTCGATATCCTGGCCAAAGACACCGATACAGGAAACTTGGTCGCTATCGAGAACCAGTTGGAATGGTCAGATACCGATCATATGGGCCGACTCATTGCCTATGCAACGATTCTTGATGCTCGAATTGCCATCTGGGTTGCACCGGAATTCACGCATGAGCATGCTGAAGTCTTGCGTCGTTTGAACGAATGGACAAAGAAAGATATTGAGTTCTATGGAATAAAGGTCGAGGTCATCAGAAAGTCTCCAGATTCAGAGCCCGAACCCAGATTTTTGAAGGTGGTGTACCCAGGCGGCTGGGATCTTGGAAATATCCTGCCGGTTGATCCACCAGCCCCACCTCATATTCAGAAATACCCCGACTTCTTCGAGCCTCTGATAAGTAAACTGCGCGATACCGGATTTGCTTCAGAAAGACCAATACGAATGTTCGGCCACACAGGCCGTTACTTTCCTTCCACCGAGAACGACGGCATTTGGTATGCTGCGTCCCTGGAGGGTAAAAACGATGCCTGGGTCACCGTACACATTCGAAACGATGACAACGAGGTAACGAAGAATCTGTTTGATCAACTGGAAGCCGATAAAAATCGGATCGTATCACGCATCGAAGCCAATTTCGAACCGGAGTGGTGTTGGCGCAGGCATGACAGACATACGTTTTCCAGCATAAGTATCAGGAAGGACGGCAGTATAGACGACCCGGCGGACAGGCTCGAAGAAACCAGGGCCTGGATGCTGGATCTTCTTCCCAAGCTAAAGAAGGTTTTTGATCCGTGGATTGCTGAATTACTCTCGGATTTGCAAAAGCGCTGTAGGTAG